In Streptomyces violaceusniger Tu 4113, one DNA window encodes the following:
- a CDS encoding DUF6879 family protein — MPQNVPSFAELLKGAQQSAVHLEMRDVYDVENEREPFARWGAGFRLNEGDRSSWWRPWLDLVAETVGRGVVMRRARIVSEPVTDYIKYEHSGTFTNVAAGELVRWLPRASASDIAVPGNDFWLIDQRAVRFNVFTGRGDVAAPQYTEDPRVAKLCSDAFEAVWERAIPHEEYKV; from the coding sequence ATGCCGCAGAACGTTCCCAGCTTCGCTGAGCTGCTGAAGGGTGCGCAGCAATCTGCCGTGCACCTGGAGATGCGCGACGTCTACGACGTCGAGAACGAGCGCGAGCCGTTCGCCCGGTGGGGTGCCGGCTTCCGCCTGAACGAGGGGGACCGGTCGTCGTGGTGGCGTCCGTGGCTCGACCTGGTCGCGGAAACGGTGGGGCGCGGCGTCGTGATGCGTCGAGCTCGCATCGTGTCCGAACCGGTGACCGACTACATCAAGTACGAGCACAGCGGTACGTTCACGAACGTCGCGGCGGGCGAGCTGGTCCGGTGGCTGCCCCGGGCGAGCGCCTCGGACATTGCCGTGCCCGGCAACGACTTCTGGCTCATCGACCAGCGGGCCGTGCGCTTCAACGTCTTCACTGGCCGCGGTGACGTAGCCGCGCCGCAGTACACCGAGGACCCTCGGGTGGCCAAGCTGTGCAGCGACGCGTTCGAAGCCGTATGGGAGCGGGCCATCCCACACGAGGAGTACAAGGTCTGA